A portion of the Kribbella jejuensis genome contains these proteins:
- a CDS encoding DNA-directed RNA polymerase subunit alpha yields MLIAQRPTLTEEVVDEYRSRFVIEPLEPGFGYTLGNSIRRTLLSSIPGAAVTSIKIDGVLHEFSTVAGVKEDATQLILNLKDLVVSSEHDEPVTMYLRKQGPGDVTAADIAPPAGVEVHNPDLKIATLNEKGRLEMELVVERGRGYVSAVQNKSADAEIGRMPVDSIYSPVLKVTYKVEATRVEQRTDFDRLVVDVETKPSMLPRDAVASAGKTLVELFGLARELNVEAEGIDIGPSPVDEQMAADLALPVEDLQLTVRSYNCLKREGIHTVGELISRSEQDLLDIRNFGSKSIDEVKLKLAEMGLSLKDSPPGFDLRAASGAYGNEADDEDESFAETEQY; encoded by the coding sequence GTGCTGATCGCACAACGCCCCACCCTGACCGAAGAGGTCGTCGACGAGTACCGCTCGCGGTTCGTGATCGAGCCGCTGGAGCCGGGCTTCGGTTACACCCTCGGTAACTCGATCCGCCGGACCCTGCTGTCCTCCATCCCCGGTGCCGCCGTCACCAGCATCAAGATCGACGGCGTCCTGCACGAGTTCAGCACCGTTGCCGGGGTCAAGGAAGACGCCACCCAGCTGATCCTGAACCTGAAGGACCTGGTCGTCTCCTCCGAGCACGACGAGCCGGTCACCATGTACCTGCGCAAGCAGGGCCCCGGTGACGTCACCGCCGCCGACATCGCGCCGCCGGCCGGTGTCGAGGTGCACAACCCGGACCTGAAGATCGCCACCCTGAACGAGAAGGGCCGGCTCGAGATGGAGCTGGTCGTCGAGCGGGGCCGCGGCTACGTGTCCGCCGTACAGAACAAGTCCGCGGACGCCGAGATCGGCCGGATGCCGGTCGACTCGATCTACTCCCCGGTCCTCAAGGTCACCTACAAGGTCGAGGCCACGCGTGTCGAGCAGCGCACCGACTTCGACCGGCTCGTGGTCGACGTCGAGACCAAGCCGTCGATGCTGCCCCGCGACGCCGTCGCGTCGGCCGGTAAGACCCTGGTCGAGCTGTTCGGTCTGGCCCGGGAGCTGAACGTCGAGGCCGAGGGCATCGACATCGGCCCGTCCCCGGTGGACGAGCAGATGGCCGCCGACCTGGCGCTGCCGGTCGAGGACCTGCAGCTGACCGTCCGGTCGTACAACTGCCTCAAGCGTGAGGGCATCCACACCGTGGGTGAGCTGATCTCGCGCAGCGAGCAGGACCTGCTGGACATCCGGAACTTCGGCTCCAAGTCGATCGACGAGGTCAAGCTGAAGCTGGCCGAGATGGGCCTGTCGCTGAAGGACTCGCCGCCCGGGTTCGACCTCCGCGCCGCGTCCGGTGCCTACGGCAACGAGGCGGACGACGAGGACGAGAGCTTCGCCGAGACCGAGCAGTACTGA
- a CDS encoding SigE family RNA polymerase sigma factor has product MAAAEVRVEPLDFEVWVTEKADALLRFAYVLTGDKSLAEDAVQDALTTACARWGRVSRADDPEAYVKRMVVNAHISWWRKFRRREAPVDDPVRTARAVPDGTADRAEADAIWDLCATLPDKQRAAVVLRFYEELSYAEIAQLLHCAEATARSHVHRALASLKTTLGHQESTEGAEDA; this is encoded by the coding sequence TTGGCGGCAGCGGAGGTGCGGGTCGAGCCGCTCGACTTCGAGGTGTGGGTCACCGAGAAGGCCGACGCGTTGCTGCGGTTCGCCTATGTCCTCACCGGGGACAAGAGCCTGGCCGAGGACGCCGTACAGGATGCCCTGACGACCGCCTGTGCCCGTTGGGGGAGGGTGAGCCGCGCCGACGACCCCGAGGCGTACGTGAAGCGGATGGTGGTCAACGCGCACATCTCCTGGTGGCGGAAGTTCCGGCGGCGGGAGGCGCCCGTCGACGACCCGGTGCGTACGGCGCGTGCGGTTCCGGACGGTACGGCGGACCGCGCGGAGGCGGACGCGATCTGGGACCTGTGCGCGACGTTGCCGGACAAGCAGCGCGCTGCCGTCGTACTGCGGTTCTACGAGGAGCTGTCGTACGCCGAGATCGCCCAACTACTGCACTGCGCGGAGGCGACGGCGAGGTCGCACGTCCACCGCGCGCTGGCGTCACTGAAAACCACACTGGGCCATCAAGAGAGCACGGAAGGAGCCGAGGATGCCTGA
- a CDS encoding ABC-F family ATP-binding cassette domain-containing protein → MGHVDVAGVGYELPDGRVLLDDITFRVGDGAKVALVGANGSGKTTLTRIIAGDLKPHSGSISRSGGLGVMRQFVGSVRDESTVRDLLLGVAPDAIQQAAAKLDKAELAMMEADDEKTQLKYAQAVADWGEVGGYDAEVLWDVCTTAALGIPFDRCRWREVKTLSGGEQKRLVLEALLRGPDQVLILDEPDNYLDVPGKRWLEEQLRNSDKTVLYISHDRELLANTATRIVTVELGAAGNSAWTHGGGFSTYHEARRHRFERFEELRKRWDEEHAKLRAQMLMYKQKAAYNSDMASRYRAAQTRLRKFEEAGPPQALPREQKVSMRLTGGRTGKRAVVCTELELTGLMKPFDLEVWYGERVAVLGSNGSGKSHFLRLLANGGSDPDVEHQPIGDVKIAPVAHTGKAKLGARVRPGWFAQTHEHPELVGRTLLEILHRGDDHREGMGRELASRKLDRYELAHAAEQTFDSLSGGQQARFQILLLELSGATLLLLDEPTDNLDVESAEALEEGLDSFDGTVLAVTHDRWFARGFDRFLVFGADGSVYEPDEPVWDEGRVNRAR, encoded by the coding sequence ATGGGTCATGTGGACGTCGCCGGTGTGGGGTACGAGTTGCCGGACGGGCGGGTGTTGCTGGACGACATCACGTTCCGGGTCGGCGACGGAGCGAAGGTCGCGCTGGTCGGCGCGAACGGGTCCGGCAAGACCACGCTGACCAGGATCATCGCGGGCGACCTGAAACCGCACAGCGGCAGCATCTCCCGCTCCGGCGGGCTCGGCGTGATGCGCCAGTTCGTCGGTTCGGTGCGGGACGAGTCGACCGTACGGGACCTGCTGCTGGGCGTCGCGCCGGACGCGATCCAGCAGGCCGCGGCCAAGCTGGACAAGGCCGAGCTGGCGATGATGGAGGCCGACGACGAGAAGACCCAGCTCAAGTACGCACAGGCCGTGGCGGACTGGGGCGAGGTCGGCGGGTACGACGCCGAGGTCCTCTGGGACGTCTGTACCACGGCCGCGCTGGGCATCCCGTTCGACCGCTGCCGCTGGCGTGAGGTGAAGACCCTGTCCGGTGGTGAGCAGAAGCGCCTGGTGCTGGAGGCCCTGCTACGCGGCCCGGACCAGGTGCTCATCCTGGACGAGCCCGACAACTACCTCGACGTACCAGGGAAGCGCTGGCTCGAGGAGCAGCTGCGGAACTCCGACAAGACCGTGCTGTACATCAGCCACGACCGGGAGCTCCTGGCCAACACCGCGACTCGCATCGTCACGGTGGAGCTCGGCGCCGCCGGTAACAGCGCGTGGACGCACGGCGGCGGCTTCTCGACGTACCACGAGGCCAGGCGGCACCGGTTCGAGCGTTTCGAAGAGCTGCGGAAGCGCTGGGACGAGGAGCACGCGAAACTGCGCGCACAGATGCTGATGTACAAGCAGAAGGCGGCGTACAACTCCGACATGGCCTCGCGGTACCGGGCCGCGCAGACCCGACTGCGCAAGTTCGAGGAGGCCGGCCCGCCGCAGGCACTCCCGCGCGAGCAGAAGGTCAGCATGCGCCTCACCGGCGGCCGTACGGGCAAGCGCGCGGTCGTCTGCACCGAGCTCGAACTGACCGGTCTGATGAAGCCCTTCGATCTGGAGGTCTGGTACGGCGAACGCGTGGCCGTGCTCGGTTCCAACGGGTCCGGGAAGTCGCACTTCCTCCGGCTGCTCGCCAACGGCGGCTCCGACCCGGACGTGGAGCACCAGCCGATCGGCGACGTCAAGATCGCCCCGGTGGCGCACACCGGCAAGGCGAAACTCGGGGCGCGGGTGCGGCCGGGCTGGTTCGCACAGACGCATGAGCACCCGGAGTTGGTCGGGCGGACGCTGCTGGAGATCCTGCACCGCGGGGACGACCACCGAGAAGGCATGGGACGCGAGCTGGCGTCGCGGAAACTCGACCGGTACGAGCTGGCGCATGCGGCCGAGCAGACCTTCGACAGCCTGTCCGGCGGCCAGCAGGCCCGCTTCCAGATCCTCCTGCTGGAACTGTCCGGCGCGACGCTGCTGCTGCTCGACGAGCCCACCGACAACCTGGACGTCGAGTCCGCGGAGGCACTGGAGGAGGGCCTGGACTCGTTCGACGGCACGGTCCTGGCCGTCACCCACGACCGCTGGTTCGCCCGCGGCTTCGACCGCTTTCTGGTCTTCGGCGCAGACGGTTCGGTGTACGAACCGGACGAGCCGGTCTGGGACGAAGGCCGCGTAAACCGCGCCCGTTAG
- the rpmJ gene encoding 50S ribosomal protein L36, producing MKVNPSVKKICDKCKVIRRHGRVMVICENPRHKQRQG from the coding sequence ATGAAGGTCAACCCGAGCGTCAAGAAGATCTGCGACAAGTGCAAGGTGATCCGCCGGCACGGCCGGGTCATGGTGATCTGCGAGAACCCGCGGCACAAGCAGCGGCAGGGCTGA
- a CDS encoding adenylate kinase, translated as MRMLLMGPPGAGKGTQAKVLAERLNIPAVSTGDIFRANVKDQTPLGVEAKRYMDAGDYVPDEVTNAMVRDRLSEADAGDGFLLDGYPRTLAQVGTLDEIIADHGHKLDAVVALVADTDVLVGRMLKRAQTDGRSDDSEEVIRHRQDVYAAETKPLLAVYAERGLLVEVDGVGEIDEVSERVLAALKSITE; from the coding sequence ATGAGAATGTTGCTGATGGGTCCGCCCGGGGCGGGCAAGGGCACGCAGGCAAAGGTGCTTGCGGAACGCCTGAATATCCCGGCCGTGTCCACCGGCGACATCTTCCGTGCGAACGTGAAGGACCAGACGCCGCTCGGTGTCGAGGCGAAGCGCTACATGGACGCCGGCGACTACGTGCCGGACGAGGTCACCAACGCGATGGTGCGGGACCGGCTGTCCGAGGCCGACGCCGGCGACGGCTTCCTGCTCGACGGGTACCCGCGGACGCTGGCCCAGGTCGGCACGCTGGACGAGATCATCGCCGACCACGGCCACAAGCTGGACGCCGTGGTGGCGCTGGTCGCCGACACCGACGTACTGGTCGGCCGGATGCTCAAGCGGGCCCAGACCGACGGCCGTTCGGACGACTCCGAAGAGGTCATCCGGCACCGCCAGGATGTGTACGCCGCCGAGACCAAGCCGCTGCTCGCGGTGTACGCCGAGCGCGGCCTGCTCGTCGAGGTGGACGGCGTCGGCGAGATCGACGAGGTCAGCGAGCGCGTCCTCGCCGCGTTGAAGTCGATCACGGAGTAG
- a CDS encoding DUF1707 SHOCT-like domain-containing protein, which yields MPQYQPHQRFTEADRDKIAGRLRDAFADGRLDQPEFSSRLDQLYAVQTYGELEPLVRDLPPVRTYQTPAVVQDTTPAPEPGSFPERQRRRDNRPRRHGLAALGGGFTGVVAINVVIWFVVGLGNGGHWPHFWPVWLLIPWAIIALGGLGRRR from the coding sequence ATGCCTCAGTACCAGCCGCATCAGCGATTCACCGAAGCCGACCGGGACAAGATCGCCGGACGGTTGCGGGACGCTTTCGCGGACGGCCGGCTGGACCAGCCCGAGTTCTCGTCCCGGCTCGACCAGCTGTACGCGGTGCAGACGTACGGCGAACTCGAACCGCTGGTGCGTGACCTGCCGCCGGTGCGTACGTACCAGACGCCCGCGGTGGTCCAGGACACCACGCCCGCACCCGAGCCGGGCAGCTTCCCGGAGCGTCAGCGGCGGCGCGACAACCGTCCGCGCCGGCACGGACTGGCTGCGCTGGGTGGTGGCTTCACCGGTGTGGTGGCGATCAACGTCGTGATCTGGTTCGTGGTCGGGCTCGGCAACGGCGGTCACTGGCCGCACTTCTGGCCGGTCTGGCTGCTGATCCCCTGGGCGATCATCGCCCTCGGCGGCCTCGGCAGGCGCCGTTGA
- a CDS encoding class I SAM-dependent methyltransferase: MGDHFFSAEPTSADVRRTVEARIWDKPYVFTTATGVFSRDRLDIGTSVLLRSVEPPSGAGTFLDLGCGYGPIACALAVEAPAAKVWAVDVNNRALELTRLNASAAGVSGRVRAALPEDVPADVRFDQIWSNPAIHIGKPELHKMLLQWLSRLTPDGVAWFVVGKNLGGDSLQRWLTAQGYPCHRTASAKGFRVLRATTTRSA, translated from the coding sequence GTGGGTGACCACTTCTTCTCGGCGGAGCCCACTTCCGCGGACGTACGGCGTACCGTCGAGGCACGGATCTGGGACAAGCCGTACGTGTTCACGACGGCGACCGGGGTGTTCTCGCGGGACCGGTTGGACATCGGTACGTCGGTCCTGCTGCGCTCGGTGGAACCGCCGTCGGGTGCCGGGACGTTCTTGGACCTCGGCTGCGGCTACGGGCCGATCGCGTGCGCACTGGCCGTCGAGGCGCCCGCGGCGAAGGTGTGGGCCGTCGACGTGAACAACCGCGCGCTGGAGCTGACCCGGTTGAACGCTTCCGCGGCAGGCGTTTCCGGCCGGGTCCGGGCCGCGCTGCCGGAGGATGTCCCTGCGGACGTACGTTTCGACCAGATCTGGTCCAACCCGGCCATCCACATCGGCAAACCAGAACTCCACAAGATGCTGCTGCAGTGGCTGAGCCGCCTGACTCCCGACGGCGTCGCCTGGTTCGTCGTAGGCAAGAACCTCGGCGGCGACTCCCTCCAACGCTGGCTCACCGCCCAGGGCTACCCCTGCCACCGAACCGCCAGCGCCAAAGGCTTCCGAGTCCTCCGAGCCACAACCACCCGCTCCGCCTAA
- the truA gene encoding tRNA pseudouridine(38-40) synthase TruA: MRWRIDLRYDGTAFHGWARQEGLRTVQGVLEEALRVVLRLAEPVTVTCAGRTDTGVHARGQVTHVDVDGAVDPVRLLRGLNGVLPADVAVTAVRAAPEGFDARFSALVRRYVYRLCDDPLGWDPLTRGHVLRVGRPMDVDRMNAAAAGLLGEHDFAAFCKKREGASTVRALLEFSWQRTGVGQLEGTVIADAFCHSMVRALVGSMIPVGDGRRDVTWPAAVLAGKVRDSAVSVLPAHGLTLEEVRYPADDELGARALQARQVRGEVHQRG, encoded by the coding sequence GTGCGTTGGCGGATTGATCTTCGGTATGACGGGACGGCCTTTCACGGGTGGGCTCGTCAGGAGGGTCTCCGGACCGTGCAGGGGGTGCTCGAGGAGGCCCTGCGGGTCGTACTGCGGTTGGCGGAGCCGGTGACGGTTACGTGTGCCGGGCGTACGGACACCGGGGTGCACGCACGTGGCCAGGTCACCCATGTGGACGTCGACGGCGCTGTGGACCCCGTACGGCTCCTCAGAGGGCTGAACGGCGTACTACCCGCGGACGTGGCTGTCACGGCCGTGAGGGCGGCTCCAGAGGGTTTTGACGCAAGGTTCTCGGCTCTGGTCCGGCGGTACGTGTACCGGCTGTGCGACGACCCGCTGGGGTGGGATCCGCTGACACGTGGCCACGTGCTGCGGGTCGGGCGGCCGATGGATGTGGATCGGATGAACGCCGCCGCGGCCGGTCTGCTCGGGGAGCACGACTTCGCGGCGTTCTGCAAGAAGCGGGAGGGCGCCAGCACGGTGCGGGCGCTGCTGGAGTTCTCGTGGCAGCGGACCGGTGTGGGACAGCTGGAGGGCACGGTGATCGCGGATGCGTTCTGCCATTCGATGGTGCGGGCTCTGGTCGGTTCGATGATCCCGGTGGGTGACGGTCGGCGCGACGTGACCTGGCCGGCCGCAGTACTGGCCGGGAAGGTGCGGGACTCCGCGGTGTCGGTGCTGCCGGCGCACGGGTTGACGCTGGAGGAAGTGCGTTATCCCGCGGACGACGAGCTGGGCGCGCGGGCGTTGCAGGCGCGTCAGGTACGAGGCGAGGTACATCAGCGTGGGTGA
- the infA gene encoding translation initiation factor IF-1 has translation MPKKEGVIELEGTIVEALPNAMFRVELSNGHKVLAHISGKMRQHYIRILPEDRVVVELSPYDLTRGRIVYRYK, from the coding sequence ATGCCCAAAAAAGAGGGAGTAATCGAACTCGAGGGCACCATCGTCGAGGCCCTGCCGAACGCGATGTTCCGTGTTGAGCTGTCCAACGGGCACAAGGTGCTCGCGCACATCAGCGGCAAGATGAGGCAGCACTACATCCGGATCCTCCCCGAGGACCGGGTCGTCGTGGAGCTGTCGCCGTACGACCTCACCCGGGGTCGCATCGTCTACCGGTACAAGTAA
- the rpsD gene encoding 30S ribosomal protein S4 encodes MARYTGPMTKKSRRLGVDLVGGDKAFERRPYPPGMHGRGRPKESEYLLQLREKQKARYSYGVLEKQFRRYYEEASRRSGKTGDNLLQILESRLDNVVYRSGLARTRRQARQLVVHGHFTVNGVKVNIPSYRVSAHDIIDVKQKSAETTPFIIARETHSERVVPAWLEVMPERLRILVHQLPTRQQIDTQVAEHLIVELYSKN; translated from the coding sequence ATGGCCCGTTACACCGGACCTATGACCAAGAAGTCGCGCCGTCTCGGGGTCGACCTCGTCGGTGGCGACAAGGCGTTCGAGCGTCGTCCGTACCCGCCGGGTATGCACGGCCGCGGCCGCCCGAAGGAGAGCGAGTACCTGCTCCAGCTGCGCGAGAAGCAGAAGGCGCGTTACTCCTACGGCGTCCTCGAGAAGCAGTTCCGCCGGTACTACGAGGAGGCCTCGCGGCGCTCCGGCAAGACCGGTGACAACCTGCTGCAGATCCTGGAGTCCCGGCTGGACAACGTGGTGTACCGCTCCGGTCTCGCCCGTACCCGCCGCCAGGCCCGTCAGCTCGTCGTGCACGGTCACTTCACCGTGAACGGCGTCAAGGTGAACATCCCGTCGTACCGGGTTTCGGCTCACGACATCATCGATGTCAAGCAGAAGTCGGCCGAGACGACGCCGTTCATCATCGCCCGGGAGACGCACTCGGAGCGTGTCGTCCCGGCGTGGCTCGAGGTGATGCCGGAGCGTCTGCGGATCCTCGTCCACCAGCTGCCCACCCGGCAGCAGATCGACACCCAGGTCGCCGAGCACCTGATCGTCGAGCTCTACTCGAAGAACTGA
- a CDS encoding NAD(P)-dependent oxidoreductase — protein MKSPVTVLGLGAMGTALARAFLAAGHPTTVWNRTPGRSPELDALGAIRATTVADAIAAGPLVVVCLLVDDTVRSTLDGVDLTGRTVVNLTNSTPDQARGTAERAAAAGAQYLDGGIMAVPPMIGTPGAFIFYSGPQDVLEQHRPALEVLARPAYVGTDPGLAALYDIALLSAMYGMFGGAQHALALITSSGNPTEPFTNDFLVPWLTAMLTSLPSMARELDHGPATTADSNLSMQAAAYENLVTTAERQGVDPRLLTPMGELMQRAVDAGHGDGGLSALVGLLRTPAD, from the coding sequence ATGAAGTCACCTGTCACCGTCCTCGGGCTCGGGGCGATGGGAACCGCCCTCGCCCGCGCCTTCCTCGCCGCCGGCCACCCGACCACCGTCTGGAACCGCACCCCCGGCCGCTCCCCCGAGCTCGACGCCCTCGGTGCGATCCGCGCCACGACCGTCGCGGACGCGATCGCCGCCGGCCCGCTCGTCGTCGTCTGCCTGCTCGTCGACGACACCGTCCGCAGCACGCTGGACGGCGTCGACCTCACCGGCCGGACAGTCGTCAACCTCACCAACAGCACGCCCGACCAGGCCCGTGGCACGGCGGAGCGAGCAGCCGCCGCGGGAGCGCAGTACCTCGACGGCGGGATCATGGCCGTCCCACCGATGATCGGTACGCCGGGCGCCTTCATCTTCTACAGCGGCCCGCAGGACGTGTTAGAGCAGCACCGTCCGGCGCTCGAGGTGCTCGCGCGTCCGGCGTACGTCGGAACGGATCCGGGCCTCGCCGCGCTGTACGACATCGCCCTGCTCAGCGCGATGTACGGAATGTTCGGCGGCGCCCAGCACGCCCTCGCCCTCATCACCAGTTCAGGTAACCCGACGGAGCCGTTCACCAACGACTTCCTGGTCCCGTGGCTGACGGCGATGCTGACGAGCCTCCCCAGCATGGCCAGGGAACTCGACCACGGTCCTGCGACTACGGCCGACTCGAATCTCTCGATGCAAGCAGCTGCCTACGAGAACCTGGTCACCACAGCCGAACGGCAAGGTGTCGACCCGAGGCTGCTGACCCCGATGGGTGAATTGATGCAGCGGGCCGTGGATGCCGGGCACGGCGACGGTGGACTGTCGGCACTCGTGGGATTGCTCAGGACTCCTGCTGACTAG
- the rpsM gene encoding 30S ribosomal protein S13: MARLVGVDLPRDKRIEVALTYIFGVGRTRAQETLKNTGVSPDKRVHELGDDELVKLRDWIEGNYKIEGDLRREVTADIRRKIEIGSYQGRRHRSGLPVRGQRTRTNARSRKGRRKAIAGKKKK, translated from the coding sequence ATGGCACGCCTCGTTGGAGTCGACCTGCCGCGCGACAAGCGCATCGAGGTCGCTCTCACGTACATCTTCGGTGTGGGCCGCACGCGCGCCCAGGAAACGCTGAAGAACACCGGGGTCTCCCCGGACAAGCGCGTCCACGAGCTGGGCGACGACGAGCTGGTCAAGCTCCGGGACTGGATCGAAGGCAACTACAAGATCGAAGGTGACCTCCGGCGCGAGGTGACCGCGGACATCCGCCGCAAGATCGAGATCGGGTCGTACCAGGGTCGCCGGCACCGCAGCGGGCTTCCGGTGCGCGGTCAGCGCACCCGGACCAACGCCCGTAGCCGTAAGGGTCGCCGTAAGGCGATCGCCGGCAAGAAGAAGAAGTGA
- the map gene encoding type I methionyl aminopeptidase — translation MFRDRGIEIKTREQILAMRKAGLVVGRTLELLRGSVRAGISTAELDAIAEDNIRSSGATPSFKGYHGFTGSICASVNDEIVHGIPGGRVLAEGDLISIDCGAIVDGWHGDAAITVGVGEVAEELLELARVCEESMWRGFAAARLGGRLSDISAAVESHVRANSSYGIVEDFVGHGIGSAMHQPPNVPNFGRPGRGPKLVEGMALAVEPMLTLGKQDNHTLEDDWTVVTDDGQAAAHTEHTFTLTPQGPWVLTALDGGEAKLAELGVTFGPLSD, via the coding sequence ATGTTCAGGGACCGCGGTATCGAGATCAAGACCCGCGAGCAGATTCTGGCGATGCGCAAGGCCGGCCTGGTGGTCGGCCGCACGCTGGAGCTGCTCCGCGGCTCGGTCCGGGCCGGTATCAGTACCGCCGAGCTGGACGCGATCGCCGAGGACAACATCCGGTCCTCCGGCGCCACCCCGTCGTTCAAGGGCTACCACGGGTTCACCGGCTCGATCTGCGCGTCGGTGAACGACGAGATCGTGCACGGCATCCCCGGCGGCCGGGTGCTGGCCGAGGGTGATCTGATCTCGATCGACTGCGGTGCGATCGTCGACGGTTGGCACGGCGACGCCGCGATCACCGTCGGGGTCGGCGAGGTCGCCGAGGAACTGCTCGAGCTGGCCCGGGTCTGCGAGGAGTCGATGTGGCGCGGGTTCGCCGCCGCCCGGCTCGGTGGCCGGCTGTCCGACATCTCGGCCGCGGTCGAGTCGCACGTCCGCGCGAACTCGTCGTACGGGATCGTCGAGGACTTCGTCGGGCACGGCATCGGCTCGGCCATGCACCAACCGCCGAACGTGCCGAACTTCGGCCGTCCCGGTCGCGGCCCGAAGCTGGTCGAGGGGATGGCGCTCGCGGTCGAGCCGATGCTGACCCTCGGCAAGCAGGACAACCACACGCTCGAGGACGACTGGACGGTCGTCACCGACGACGGCCAGGCCGCCGCTCACACCGAGCACACGTTCACTCTCACTCCGCAAGGCCCGTGGGTGCTCACCGCCCTCGACGGTGGCGAGGCGAAACTCGCCGAACTCGGCGTCACGTTCGGCCCGCTGTCCGACTGA
- a CDS encoding winged helix-turn-helix transcriptional regulator, translating into MRPYTCGLDAAADVIGGKWKPRILWALHHGPMRFGELRREIPGVTEKMLVQQLRELESRSIVHREVFHQVPPKVEYSLTELGQSLNVALLPLDAWGAEHMAELESTR; encoded by the coding sequence ATGCGCCCGTACACCTGTGGTCTGGACGCGGCGGCCGACGTGATCGGCGGGAAGTGGAAGCCAAGGATCCTCTGGGCGTTGCATCACGGCCCGATGCGGTTCGGGGAGTTGCGGCGGGAGATCCCTGGGGTGACCGAGAAGATGCTGGTCCAGCAGTTGCGCGAACTGGAGTCGCGCAGCATCGTGCACCGGGAGGTGTTCCACCAGGTGCCACCTAAGGTCGAGTACTCACTCACCGAGCTCGGGCAGTCGCTGAACGTCGCCTTGTTGCCGCTCGACGCGTGGGGTGCGGAGCATATGGCGGAGCTGGAGAGTACCCGCTGA
- the rpsK gene encoding 30S ribosomal protein S11, producing MPPKSRTAAGAKKVRRKEKKNVAAGHAHIKSTFNNTIVTITDPTGAVISWASAGTVGFKGSRKSTPFAAQMAAEAAGRRAMEHGMRKIDVFVKGPGSGRETAIRSLGAVGLEVGTIQDVTPVAHNGCRPPKRRRV from the coding sequence ATGCCTCCCAAGAGCCGCACGGCGGCCGGCGCGAAGAAGGTGCGCCGCAAGGAGAAGAAGAACGTGGCCGCCGGCCACGCGCACATCAAGAGCACGTTCAACAACACGATCGTGACGATCACCGACCCGACCGGCGCGGTCATCTCGTGGGCCTCCGCGGGCACCGTCGGCTTCAAGGGTTCGCGCAAGTCGACCCCGTTCGCCGCGCAGATGGCCGCCGAGGCCGCCGGGCGCCGGGCGATGGAGCACGGCATGCGCAAGATCGACGTGTTCGTCAAGGGTCCCGGCTCCGGCCGCGAGACCGCGATCCGTTCGCTGGGTGCGGTCGGCCTCGAGGTCGGCACCATCCAGGACGTCACCCCCGTCGCCCACAACGGCTGCCGGCCGCCCAAGCGGCGCCGGGTCTGA